From the Lolium rigidum isolate FL_2022 chromosome 2, APGP_CSIRO_Lrig_0.1, whole genome shotgun sequence genome, one window contains:
- the LOC124686501 gene encoding glycine cleavage system H protein 2, mitochondrial-like, whose amino-acid sequence MAMATSRLLWASRAASYLKISTFPRAFSTVLKDLKYAETHEWVKVEGDSATVGITDHAQDHLGDVVYVELPEVGASVTQGSNFGAVESVKATSDINSPVSGEVVAVNEELHEKPALVNGSPYEGGWIIKVKVSDAGELNSLMDDEKYSKFCEEEDSKH is encoded by the exons ATGGCCATGGCCACCTCCAGGTTGCTCTgggcctcccgcgccgcctcctaCCTCAAGATCTCCACCTTCCCCAGGGCCTTCTCCACCG TGCTGAAGGATCTGAAATATGCGGAAACTCATGAATGGGTCAAGGTTGAGGGTGATTCGGCAACCGTTGGAATCACAGACCATGCCCAG GACCATTTGGGTGATGTTGTGTATGTGGAGCTGCCAGAAGTTGGCGCCTCTGTAACTCAGGGAAGCAACTTTGGTGCTGTCGAAAGTGTGAAGGCAACCAGTGACATAAACTCGCCAGTATCTGGAGAGGTCGTTGCAGTGAATGAAGAACTTCATGAAAAACCAGCATTG GTCAACGGAAGTCCATATGAGGGCGGCTGGATTATCAAGGTCAAGGTCAGTGATGCAGGTGAGCTCAACTCGCTGATGGATGACGAGAAGTACTCGAAATTCTGCGAGGAAGAGGACAGCAAGCATTGA
- the LOC124686502 gene encoding style cell-cycle inhibitor 1-A-like → MGSGEGKSRKRRSSASSGEEEERERKKRRDKKESRRSSRGSDEDEERRRRRKKHGDRGKDKERDSKEKRSKEKEKSKRKDKDPDFKEISKDDYFAKSNEFAKWLKEEKGKYFSDLSSESARDIFLKFVKQWNKGKLPSQYYEGITTGPRSAHKWNIKA, encoded by the exons ATGGGCAGCGGCGAGGGCAAGTCGAGGAAGCGCCGTTCCTCCGCCTCCTCAG gggaggaagaggagagggagcggaagaagaggcgggacaagaaggagagcaggaggagcagccgaggcagcgacgaggacgaggagaggaggaggaggaggaagaagcacggCGACAGGGGCAAAGACAAAG AGAGGGATTCCAAGGAGAAGCGTtccaaggagaaggagaagagcaAGCGAAAAGACAAGGATCCT GATTTCAAAGAAATATCCAAAGATGACTACTTTGCAAAGAGCAATGAGTTCGCCAAATGGTTGAAGGAAGAAAAGGGCAAATATTTCTCTGATCTTTCTTCAGAGTCTGCTCGCGATATCTTCCTCAAGTTTGTGAAGCAATGGAACAAGGGAAAGTTGCCATCACAATACTACGAGGGCATTACAACTGGGCCACGATCAGCGCACAAATGGAACATCAAGGCGTGA